The genome window ttaattcCAAGGTcctcaaattaattattaattaagtcctcaatcatttttctaaattaaaatttcaatagcggttgaacttttacaaattagtccctgaactttaattaatgattttcttgattaaattacttaaccattctttaatatattttcatactaaCTTCATAAACCTTTCTATTCATGATTCCACTAACTCAATTTACGgaattggattttaaaattgtattttttttgacAATGTTTAAAATCAGGTCATTacaagttaattaaaagaataaataatattttgggcATATGAAAGATATTTATTGGGCTAAACAAACATATGAGTTAGTTTAAAGACAAGATAACACATATAATAGacttaataaatgaaaaagccCGATATAGGAGGAGGGGTGGCAAACTAGTATGGAcccattgaaatttttttattttgattttgataatttatttaaacaaactgATCGAAATTATTGGACAAACAAAGCAGTGACTTGATCAGTTCAAAGTTTGAAAACCTTCGATAAAGAACTCAAGTTTCCAAACCCTAATTCGATTTTGATGTCAACATCATCTCTCTACCACGCTTCAAGAAAGTAGACATCTTATCGGCATCAGGCAAGTTGTCTTTGATTATAGgacttgatttgaaattttggatcCACGAGCTCACTCGAGGAAACTTGTGTGGCTTAAAGATTTCAAGCCCTAGTACGTCTTCGAGAATCCCAAGCCAGTGAGCAACAAAGGAAAATGCAATGTCCACCATGTTTATCTCGTCTCCGCCGAAGAACTTTTTCACTCCAATCAGCGCATGTTCTTCCATGACTTCCAACATTTCCAACCACTCCTTCACTGCCGCCTGTTGTTCTTCGCCATCGCCTCGATAAAGCTTTGACATTAAAAGACCCTGTTTTAAACAGAGATATGAGATTTCTAGTATCAGCCATCAAAAGTTATGTACGATAAAAGATTTTCAAAGATTTCAactaggttaaaatatgctacaAATCCTTGTATCCtttgtatgtttaaaatttagtcctcctagctatttttgttttaagaaatttaatcccattacttttaaatttaaaaagggttaaatcaCTTCACGGGGTTTGAACCTAGCAACTACTCCCACATTAGGGCATGAActtttttttggttcaaattagtccttaaacgTGACAATGATTCTCACGGTATGGCCTGATAAAAGCTACTTATAACTtaataaagaatatatttaattaactcaattttaattaatttattttaatattatgttttccTATAAAAaccttatgtttaaaattttaattacggTTTAGAATAAggtaaaatgtttaaaattaagaataaaatgtaaaatataattttttataattcaaaatttatatttatcaaacaatataattatattccgtaattaattttaagtaatgtatcaaacaaaattttataacttaaattcggtacttaaaatttcaatactCAATTTTTCAACCCTTATTTTTTCTGCACTTAATCTTTTAGTTTATCAAAGAACACCTTAGCCCCTATGTTTTCTTGAAAACCCTTATATCCAAGCCCCAACATAGGAACAATTGCCTAGCCCAAGCACTAACATGAGAACAATTACCACGTTTATGGactaacttggataaaaaagaGTTCAAGTCCCAATGTGGGAACAATTACCTAATTCAAGCCTTAACATGTGATCCAATGTGAGAATTGTTACCAAGTTCAGGCctcaaataatgatttaacccatttaaaaatgtaaatataatcgtaaacatgaatttttttggttaaattaaagttcatacctcatttttttgttatatgacTACCAAATgaataactaattttttatttcaaaatatcacacaaaaaattttaataaaaaattaactgtGTTAACAATTGAGTTCGGGTTTAGAGTGAAAATTACCAATTTTATAtgtcaatgacatgaaaaaattactgaaatatcattaaataattgaaatagacAATGGATGATGTAGTGGGAAGGGTTCATAAAATAGTTTCTCCCAATACAACACTTAATAAATAGTTTTGGctataaatattgataaataaatataaatataaaaaatcaataaacgCGAAAATCGTCATATggatcaaataaataaataaataaaaggtttaattgcaaaattagTGTCTAAACtatatcaattttctcattttaagtACCCAAAATTTTCggtaaaatatacttaaactattaattttgttacattTTACCTAAAAAGTGCAAGATGGCAATAAAACATGCTACTGTATTTTTGGCaaaataagacaaaattaaccatttaaaaatcattttgcaaagaagagaaaacaaaCATAACTGTTAGACACCTAAATGAGAAATACGATATAGTTGGAGGGTTAATGTTGTATTtaatccaaaaaagaaaagaacagatTTTACCTTGTCATCTGCAAATTTGATCCAAAACAGAGCAGCAGCTCTGTCATAGGGATCAGCCGGCAGCAAAGGATTCTGCGGCCAAATTTCATCGATATATTGAAGGATAACGGTGGATTCACAGATCGGTTTTCCACCATGAACGAGCACCGGGACTTGCTTATGAATTGGATTATATTGAAGAAGCGAAGGACTCTTGTTGAGGAGATCTTCTTCAATATATTCGTACAGTATGCCTTTGAGTTTTAGAGCCCAAATTACTCTGTAACCGTACGGACTAAACCAAGTTCCGAGCAATTTTACGACCGCCATGATTGGGAGGTTAGTTCAGAGATTCTGAGAGCGCTGAGTGCAAATTTATAATAGGATTACTGGTCAAAGATTTGTCTAAAAATTTCATgatataaaaaaagagaaattgacAAAAATTGTAGGCCCTAAAAGTTGGAATCTGTCACTAAGACTTTTATACGAAGATGAAGtattataaaagatttttatataataatataaggtAATGTCATGCATGATGCAATATAAGGTAAGGTAGTCCAACCGAACAATCCAATCCTATTTAAACACAAGTAAAAACcccatatataattttaaacccatatataattgaatatatatgttttcttttataattaaggtatcatatatatttattttatccgTGTGTTGATTTGATGATCAGGGTGTTCATCGTCTCAGATGTGATTTGGTTTCAAGTCACGCTAATCGCGTTGCTGTTAGGACTTTACTCTCCTCTTATAATTCACTGAAAAGGATAATTTATCTTTGACGTTTTAGCAAGCGTGTCATCATGTCTAGGGAGCATTTGACTATAAAATCAAACCGTGCTAATGTGTCGAtatgtaaaaagtgaaaaatattttagagttGTTTTAGAACTAACTACTACTTAAATTAATcgaaaattctattttattatatattatatgtgtatgtatgctaacatatataataaacaaaaataaaataagatgacTTCTTTTTTCATGTTTCCTACTCGTTGAATTCTGTAATAATTCTGTAACATATCCAAAATGAGTTCTGTTgttttcataatatattttgTCTGACATATGAAGAAATGATTGTCTAAAATGGCTGCTG of Gossypium raimondii isolate GPD5lz chromosome 3, ASM2569854v1, whole genome shotgun sequence contains these proteins:
- the LOC105796594 gene encoding probable glutathione S-transferase isoform X1, whose translation is MAVVKLLGTWFSPYGYRVIWALKLKGILYEYIEEDLLNKSPSLLQYNPIHKQVPVLVHGGKPICESTVILQYIDEIWPQNPLLPADPYDRAAALFWIKFADDKGLLMSKLYRGDGEEQQAAVKEWLEMLEVMEEHALIGVKKFFGGDEINMVDIAFSFVAHWLGILEDVLGLEIFKPHKFPRVSSWIQNFKSSPIIKDNLPDADKMSTFLKRGREMMLTSKSN
- the LOC105796594 gene encoding probable glutathione S-transferase isoform X3; translation: MAVLKLFGSFFSPYGYRVIWALKLKGIPYEYIDEDLRNKSPLLLQYNPIHKQVPVLVHDGKPICESTVILQYIDEIWPQNLLLPADPYDRAVALFWIKFADDKGLLMSKLYRGDGEEQQAAVKEWLEMLEVMEEHALIGVKKFFGGDEINMVDIAFSFVAHWLGILEDVLGLEIFKPHKFPRVSSWIQNFKSSPIIKDNLPDADKMSTFLKRGREMMLTSKSN
- the LOC105796594 gene encoding glutathione transferase GST 23 isoform X4, producing the protein MAVVKLFGAWLSPYVFRVIWALKLKGIPYEYIEEDLSNKSPLLLQYNPIHKKVPVLVHDGKPICESTVILRYIDEIWPQNPLLPADPYDRAVALFWIKFADDKGLLMSKLYRGDGEEQQAAVKEWLEMLEVMEEHALIGVKKFFGGDEINMVDIAFSFVAHWLGILEDVLGLEIFKPHKFPRVSSWIQNFKSSPIIKDNLPDADKMSTFLKRGREMMLTSKSN